The Arachis hypogaea cultivar Tifrunner chromosome 14, arahy.Tifrunner.gnm2.J5K5, whole genome shotgun sequence genome has a segment encoding these proteins:
- the LOC112798259 gene encoding cytokinin hydroxylase-like, which translates to MAMVVVTLLLLGTLMVSLLLKVAYETISCYWLTPLRIKKIMEMQGVRGPKPRFFSGNILDMASLISKTTSNDMKTINHDIVGRLLPHFLLWSSQYGKRFVYWNGTEPRLCIAETELIREFLSKCSTVSGRSWHQRQGSKHFIGGGLLMANGQDWYHQRHIVAPAFGGDRLKGYAGHMVECTKEMLQSLQNALDSGRTEVEIGEYMTKLTADIISRTEFGTSYQKGKKIFHLLKVLQTRCAQASRHLCFPGSRYFPSKYNREIKSLKMEVEKLLMEIIQSRKDCVEIGRSESYGNDLLGMLLNQMEKKNSLDLQLVMDECKTFFFAGHETTALLLTWTVMLLASNPSWQQKVRDELKSICNGSGIPSLDQLSKLTLLHMVINESMRLYPPALVLPRMAFEDILLGDLYIPKGLSIWIPVLAIHHSEKLWGKDANEFNPERFTSKSYTPGRFLPFASGPRNCVGQAFALMEAKIILAMLISRYSFTISENYLHAPVVVLTIKPKYGVQVCLKPLET; encoded by the exons ATGGCTATGGTGGTAGTAACACTTCTTCTTTTGGGCACATTGATGGTGAGTCTGCTACTTAAGGTGGCCTATGAAACCATCTCATGCTACTGGCTAACCCCGCTGCGAATCAAGAAGATCATGGAGATGCAAGGCGTCCGTGGCCCAAAGCCCAGATTCTTCAGCGGCAACATCTTGGACATGGCTTCTCTTATCTCCAAAACAACCTCTAATGACATGAaaaccataaaccatgatatCGTGGGTCGCCTCCTCCCGCACTTTCTCCTCTGGTCCTCCCAATATG GTAAGAGATTTGTATATTGGAACGGAACGGAACCAAGATTGTGTATAGCAGAGACAGAATTGATCAGAGAGTTTCTTTCTAAATGTAGCACGGTTTCCGGGCGGTCATGGCACCAAAGGCAGGGATCAAAGCATTTCATTGGAGGAGGATTGTTGATGGCCAATGGCCAAGATTGGTACCATCAACGCCACATCGTTGCCCCTGCTTTTGGCGGAGACAGGCTCAAAGGATATGCAGGGCACATGGTTGAATGCACCAAAGAAATGCTTCAATCTCTGCAAAACGCATTGGATAGTGGCCGAACCGAAGTGGAGATTGGCGAATACATGACCAAACTCACTGCTGATATTATTTCTAGAACCGAGTTCGGCACAAGCTACCAGAAGGGCAAGAAGATATTCCATCTTCTGAAAGTTCTGCAGACTCGTTGTGCTCAAGCTAGTCGCCATCTTTGCTTTCCAGGAAGCAG gtATTTTCCGAGCAAGtataacagagagataaagtcgTTGAAGATGGAAGTAGAGAAACTATTAATGGAAATAATACAGAGTAGAAAAGACTGCGTCGAAATTGGAAGGAGTGAGTCGTATGGAAATGATTTGTTAGGAATGTTGCTGAACcagatggaaaagaaaaatagtttGGATCTTCAGTTGGTAATGGATGAATGTAAGACATTCTTTTTTGCTGGCCATGAAACCACTGCATTGTTACTTACATGGACAGTTATGTTGTTAGCATCAAATCCCTCTTGGCAACAAAAAGTTAGAGATGAACTTAAAAGCATATGTAATGGTTCTGGAATTCCCTCCCTGGATCAACTCTCCAAGCTCACTCTT TTGCATATGGTAATAAATGAGTCAATGAGGCTTTATCCGCCAGCATTAGTGCTACCAAGAATGGCATTTGAAGATATATTATTGGGTGACCTTTATATCCCTAAAGGCTTATCAATTTGGATCCCTGTGTTGGCCATTCACCACAGTGAAAAATTATGGGGCAAAGATGCAAATGAGTTTAATCCAGAGAGGTTTACTTCAAAGTCATATACCCCTGGTCGTTTTTTACCATTTGCTTCTGGCCCTAGAAATTGTGTTGGGCAAGCATTTGCATTAATGGAAGCTAAGATCATATTAGCTATGTTAATCTCTCGCTATAGCTTCACCATTTCTGAAAATTACCTTCATGCCCCTGTGGTTGTCCTCACTATCAAGCCCAAGTATGGAGTTCAAGTTTGTTTGAAGCCCTTGGAGACATGA